From the genome of Streptomyces sp. NBC_01341, one region includes:
- the glmS gene encoding glutamine--fructose-6-phosphate transaminase (isomerizing), with protein sequence MCGIVGYVGVQSAQDVVVAGLKRLEYRGYDSAGVAVLADGGLAAAKKAGKLLNLEKELKDRPLPAGNAGIGHTRWATHGGPTDTNAHPHLDNAGRVAVVHNGIIENFASLREELAGRGHDLASETDTEVVAHLLAEAYSAGGDLADAMRQVCRRLEGAFTLVAVHADEPDTVVGARRNSPLVVGVGEGEMFLASDVSAFIAHTRSAIELGQDQVVELRRDGVTVTGFDGRPADVREYHVDWDASAAEKGGYASFMLKEIADQPKAVADTLLGRVDGSGTLHLDEVRIPPGVLREVDKVVIIACGTAFHAGMIAKYAIEHWTRLPCETELASEFRYRDPILDQRTLVVAISQSGETMDTLMAVRHAREQGAKVLAICNTNGSTIPRESDAVLYTHAGPEVAVASTKAFLTQLVACYLVALYLGQVRGTKWGDEIRTVVRQLSEMSGAVERVLGTMEPVRDLARSLSAHDTVLFVGRHVGYPVAMEGALKLKELAYMHAEGFAAGELKHGPIALIEEGLPVVVIVPSPRGRSVLHDKIVSNIQEIRARGARTVVIAEEGDEAVVPYADHLIRIPATPTLLQPLVATVPLQVFACELATARGNEVDQPRNLAKSVTVE encoded by the coding sequence ATGTGCGGAATCGTGGGTTACGTCGGGGTGCAGTCGGCGCAGGACGTCGTCGTCGCGGGGCTGAAACGGCTGGAGTACCGGGGGTACGACTCCGCCGGGGTCGCCGTCCTCGCGGACGGAGGGCTGGCCGCGGCGAAGAAGGCGGGCAAGCTCCTCAACCTGGAGAAGGAACTCAAGGACCGGCCGCTGCCGGCCGGGAACGCGGGGATCGGGCACACCCGTTGGGCCACGCACGGCGGGCCCACCGACACCAACGCCCACCCCCACCTCGACAACGCGGGCCGGGTCGCCGTCGTGCACAACGGGATCATCGAGAACTTCGCGTCGCTCCGCGAGGAGCTGGCCGGGCGGGGCCACGACCTCGCCTCCGAGACCGACACCGAGGTGGTGGCCCACCTGCTCGCCGAGGCGTACTCGGCGGGCGGCGACCTGGCTGACGCCATGCGGCAGGTGTGCCGGCGGCTGGAGGGAGCGTTCACCCTGGTCGCCGTGCACGCGGACGAGCCGGACACGGTCGTCGGGGCGCGGCGGAACTCGCCGCTCGTCGTGGGCGTGGGCGAGGGGGAGATGTTCCTGGCCTCCGACGTGTCCGCCTTCATCGCGCACACCCGGTCGGCGATCGAGCTGGGCCAGGACCAGGTCGTCGAGCTGCGGCGGGACGGGGTGACGGTCACCGGGTTCGACGGCCGGCCCGCCGACGTGCGCGAGTACCACGTGGACTGGGACGCGTCGGCGGCGGAGAAGGGCGGCTACGCCTCCTTCATGCTCAAGGAGATCGCCGACCAGCCCAAGGCGGTCGCCGACACGCTGCTCGGGCGCGTCGACGGCTCGGGCACGCTCCACCTCGACGAGGTGCGCATTCCCCCGGGCGTGCTCCGCGAGGTCGACAAAGTCGTCATCATCGCCTGCGGGACCGCCTTCCACGCCGGGATGATCGCCAAGTACGCCATCGAGCACTGGACCAGGCTGCCCTGCGAGACCGAGCTCGCCAGCGAGTTCCGCTACCGCGACCCGATCCTGGACCAGCGCACCCTCGTCGTCGCCATCTCGCAGTCGGGCGAGACGATGGACACCCTGATGGCGGTCCGGCACGCGCGTGAGCAGGGGGCGAAGGTCCTCGCCATCTGCAACACCAACGGCTCGACCATCCCGAGGGAGTCGGACGCCGTCCTCTACACGCACGCGGGACCCGAGGTCGCCGTCGCCTCCACCAAGGCGTTCCTGACACAGCTCGTCGCCTGCTACCTCGTCGCGCTGTACCTGGGACAGGTGCGCGGCACCAAGTGGGGCGACGAGATCCGCACCGTCGTACGCCAGCTCTCCGAGATGTCCGGCGCGGTCGAACGCGTCCTCGGGACCATGGAGCCGGTACGCGACCTGGCCCGCTCGCTGTCCGCCCACGACACCGTGCTGTTCGTCGGCCGGCACGTGGGCTACCCGGTGGCCATGGAAGGGGCGTTGAAGCTCAAGGAGCTCGCGTACATGCACGCCGAGGGGTTCGCCGCCGGAGAACTCAAGCACGGCCCCATCGCGCTGATCGAGGAGGGCCTGCCGGTCGTCGTGATCGTGCCGTCTCCACGGGGCCGCTCCGTGCTCCACGACAAGATCGTCTCGAACATCCAGGAGATCAGGGCACGCGGAGCCCGTACCGTCGTCATCGCGGAGGAGGGCGACGAGGCGGTC
- a CDS encoding HIT family protein, whose protein sequence is MTTSDCYTCGMEAQFEALPPRERVVYDRHWRVAHATGTSLPGWLVLLPRRHVTAVHDLTDAEAAGLGTWQVRLSRALRAVTDCAKTYVVQFADAEGFAHVHFHIVPRAGDLPPEYRGPGVFGLLRPPEEQRVTAGRADGVALALRAELGGA, encoded by the coding sequence ATGACGACTTCCGATTGCTACACATGCGGCATGGAAGCGCAGTTCGAGGCCCTGCCGCCACGCGAGCGCGTCGTGTACGACCGGCACTGGCGGGTGGCGCACGCGACCGGGACCTCACTGCCGGGCTGGCTGGTGCTGCTGCCCAGGCGCCACGTCACGGCCGTGCACGACCTCACCGACGCGGAGGCGGCGGGACTGGGGACCTGGCAGGTCAGGCTCTCCCGGGCGCTGCGCGCGGTCACGGACTGCGCCAAGACGTACGTCGTCCAGTTCGCCGACGCCGAGGGCTTCGCCCACGTGCACTTCCACATCGTGCCGCGCGCCGGGGACCTGCCGCCGGAGTACCGCGGGCCCGGCGTCTTCGGGCTGCTGCGACCGCCGGAGGAGCAGCGGGTGACGGCCGGGCGGGCGGACGGCGTCGCCCTCGCACTCCGTGCGGAGCTCGGCGGCGCGTAG
- a CDS encoding PIN domain-containing protein: MIYLLDTSGLVRLLGDAGLQATWYDAVCAGAVGSCFPQRAEFLYSARTGGEYDEIVDMFNDLYPDVSVPKNAGRWIGVVQQRMARAGQHRSASAVDLMIAATAAHHGLVVLHDDVDYLTVARHAPDLREHRIHDVG; this comes from the coding sequence GTGATCTACCTGCTCGACACGTCCGGGCTTGTCCGACTGCTCGGTGATGCCGGGCTGCAGGCCACCTGGTACGACGCCGTCTGCGCGGGCGCTGTCGGCTCCTGCTTCCCGCAACGCGCAGAGTTCCTGTACAGCGCCCGCACCGGGGGCGAGTACGACGAGATCGTGGACATGTTCAACGATCTCTATCCGGACGTCTCGGTACCGAAGAACGCCGGGCGCTGGATCGGTGTGGTGCAGCAGCGAATGGCCCGCGCAGGACAGCATCGAAGCGCCTCGGCGGTGGATCTGATGATCGCCGCCACCGCCGCCCACCACGGACTGGTGGTTCTTCACGACGACGTCGACTACCTGACCGTCGCCCGGCACGCACCGGACCTGAGGGAACACCGCATCCACGACGTCGGGTGA
- a CDS encoding type II toxin-antitoxin system VapB family antitoxin has translation MSVTQIDIDDDALERTMALSKARTKKEAVNLALRYYADQQDRAARISRHFERARHWGAVEDAGRRHRAEKDDR, from the coding sequence ATGTCAGTGACACAGATCGACATAGACGATGACGCCCTGGAGCGCACGATGGCGCTCTCCAAGGCCAGGACCAAGAAGGAAGCCGTCAATCTGGCACTCCGGTACTACGCGGATCAGCAGGACCGCGCGGCGCGGATCAGCCGCCACTTCGAACGGGCTCGTCACTGGGGTGCGGTGGAGGATGCCGGGCGTCGTCACCGTGCGGAGAAGGACGATCGGTGA
- the coaA gene encoding type I pantothenate kinase, which translates to MITSPARSPRRTEHAPTPYVDLTRAEWSALRDKTPLPLSAEEVEKLRGLGDVIDLDEVRDVYLPLSRLLNLYVQATSGLRGALNTFLGDAGNGHGAQRGTPFVIGVAGSVAVGKSTSARILQALLARWPEHPRVELVTTDGFLLPMKELQARGLMSRKGFPESYDRRALTRFVADIKAGKDEVTAPVYSHLIYDIVPGERLTVRRPDILIVEGLNVLQPALPGKDGRTRVGLADYFDFSVYVDAKAEDIETWYLNRFRRLRETAFQNPFSYFRKYTQVSEEEALDYARTMWRTINKPNLLENVAPTRGRATLVLRKGPDHKVQRLSLRKL; encoded by the coding sequence GTGATCACTTCGCCCGCACGGAGCCCCCGCCGCACCGAGCACGCGCCGACGCCCTACGTCGACCTGACCCGGGCGGAGTGGAGCGCACTGCGCGACAAGACCCCGCTGCCGCTCAGCGCCGAGGAGGTCGAGAAGCTGAGGGGCCTCGGCGATGTCATCGACCTCGACGAGGTGCGGGACGTCTACCTGCCGCTCTCCCGCCTCCTCAACCTTTACGTCCAGGCGACCTCCGGCCTGCGGGGAGCGCTGAACACCTTCCTGGGCGACGCGGGCAACGGGCACGGGGCGCAGCGCGGGACCCCGTTCGTCATAGGCGTCGCCGGCAGTGTGGCCGTGGGCAAGTCCACCTCCGCCCGCATCCTGCAGGCGCTGCTGGCGCGCTGGCCGGAACATCCCCGGGTGGAGCTCGTGACGACGGACGGCTTCCTGCTCCCGATGAAGGAGCTCCAGGCGCGGGGCCTGATGTCGCGCAAGGGGTTCCCGGAGTCGTACGACCGGCGGGCGCTGACCCGGTTCGTCGCCGACATCAAGGCCGGCAAGGACGAGGTGACGGCTCCCGTCTACTCCCACCTGATCTACGACATCGTGCCGGGTGAGCGGCTCACCGTCCGCCGCCCCGACATCCTGATCGTCGAGGGCCTGAACGTGCTGCAGCCGGCGCTGCCCGGCAAGGACGGCCGGACCAGGGTGGGGCTCGCCGACTACTTCGACTTCAGCGTGTACGTGGACGCGAAGGCGGAGGACATCGAGACCTGGTACCTCAACCGCTTCCGCCGGCTGCGCGAGACCGCGTTCCAGAACCCGTTCTCCTACTTCCGCAAGTACACCCAGGTCTCCGAGGAGGAGGCGCTGGACTACGCGCGCACCATGTGGCGGACCATCAACAAGCCCAACCTGCTGGAGAACGTGGCGCCCACCCGCGGCCGTGCCACCCTGGTGCTGCGCAAGGGCCCGGACCACAAGGTCCAGAGGCTTTCGCTGCGCAAGCTCTGA
- a CDS encoding DUF389 domain-containing protein → MLHLRLIVPAERTDEVVALLERTVGTAHLAVLAGAARSPAGDVVLCDVAREAGDELIGRLRTLGIDKSGSITVENIDLTLSEHADEAERAAPGEGSDAVLWEELSEVTHEESTFSATYVAFLSLATMLAACGVVLDSAVLVVGAMAVGPEFGPLAGISTALVQRAPRLAGRSLWALIGGFAVAMVLTAGFAWLMDALGLFSEAMIRAERPNTGFIWHPDWTSFVVALLAGIAGTLSLTSAKSGALVGVAISVTTVPAAANAAVAFSYQDLAQTWGSTVQLLANLGGIVLAGTFTLLVQRALWAAQRRTDPAVRPGPSGS, encoded by the coding sequence TTGCTGCATCTGCGTCTCATCGTGCCCGCCGAACGCACCGATGAGGTGGTGGCGTTGCTGGAGCGGACCGTGGGCACCGCGCACCTCGCGGTACTCGCCGGAGCCGCGCGCAGCCCTGCCGGTGACGTGGTCCTGTGTGACGTCGCCCGGGAGGCCGGCGACGAACTGATCGGCCGGCTGCGCACGTTGGGCATCGACAAGTCCGGCTCGATCACCGTCGAGAACATAGACCTGACGCTGTCCGAGCACGCTGACGAGGCGGAGCGGGCGGCGCCGGGCGAGGGCTCGGACGCGGTGCTCTGGGAAGAGCTCAGCGAGGTGACCCACGAGGAGTCGACCTTCAGCGCGACCTACGTCGCCTTCCTCTCCCTGGCCACGATGCTCGCCGCCTGCGGGGTGGTCCTGGACAGCGCGGTCCTCGTCGTCGGGGCGATGGCGGTGGGACCGGAGTTCGGCCCGCTGGCCGGCATCTCGACGGCTCTCGTACAGCGGGCCCCCAGACTCGCCGGACGGTCGCTGTGGGCGCTGATCGGCGGCTTCGCCGTGGCGATGGTGCTCACGGCGGGATTCGCGTGGCTGATGGACGCGCTCGGGCTGTTCAGCGAGGCCATGATCAGGGCGGAGAGGCCCAACACGGGCTTCATCTGGCACCCGGACTGGACCTCCTTCGTGGTCGCGCTCCTCGCGGGGATCGCCGGCACGCTCTCGCTGACCTCGGCGAAGTCCGGGGCGCTGGTCGGGGTGGCGATCTCGGTGACGACCGTTCCCGCCGCCGCGAACGCCGCCGTCGCGTTCAGCTACCAGGACCTCGCACAGACCTGGGGGTCGACCGTGCAACTGCTGGCCAACCTGGGCGGCATCGTGCTCGCGGGCACGTTCACGCTGCTGGTCCAGCGGGCGCTGTGGGCCGCGCAACGCAGGACGGACCCGGCCGTGAGGCCGGGCCCGTCCGGGAGTTGA
- the glmM gene encoding phosphoglucosamine mutase, giving the protein MGRLFGTDGVRGVANADLTAELALGLSVAAAHVLAEAGTFEGHRPTAVVGRDPRASGEFLEAAVVAGLASAGVDVLRVGVLPTPAVAYLTGSLGADIGVMLSASHNAMPDNGIKFFARGGHKLADELEDRIETVYEQHRTGEPWTRPTGAGVGRVTDYTEGFDRYVAHLIGVLPNRLDGLKVVLDEAHGAAARVSPEAFARAGAEVVTIGAEPDGLNINDGCGSTHLSLLRNAVVEHGADLGIAHDGDADRCLAVDAAGEEIDGDQILAVLALAMREAGHLRKDTVVGTVMSNLGFKMAMEREGIRLVQTAVGDRYVLESMKAEGFALGGEQSGHVIVLDHATTGDGTLTGLMLAARVAATGRTLADLAGVMQRLPQVLVNVPDVDKSRVDTSAELAAAVTEAERELGDTGRVLLRKSGTEPLVRVMVEAADLEQARAVAGRLADVVKSALG; this is encoded by the coding sequence GTGGGACGACTCTTCGGCACGGACGGCGTGCGCGGTGTCGCCAACGCGGATCTGACAGCCGAGCTCGCGCTCGGGCTCTCGGTCGCGGCGGCGCACGTACTGGCCGAGGCGGGAACCTTCGAGGGGCATCGGCCGACCGCCGTGGTGGGCCGCGACCCCCGCGCGTCCGGAGAGTTCCTGGAGGCCGCCGTCGTGGCGGGCCTGGCCAGCGCGGGCGTGGACGTGCTCCGGGTCGGCGTGCTGCCGACCCCCGCCGTGGCATACCTCACCGGCTCCCTGGGGGCCGACATCGGTGTCATGCTCTCCGCGAGCCACAACGCCATGCCGGACAACGGCATCAAGTTCTTCGCCCGCGGCGGGCACAAACTCGCCGACGAGCTGGAGGACCGCATCGAGACGGTCTACGAGCAGCACCGCACCGGTGAACCGTGGACCCGCCCGACCGGCGCGGGAGTGGGCCGGGTCACCGACTACACGGAGGGCTTCGACCGCTACGTCGCCCACCTCATCGGTGTCCTCCCGAACCGGCTCGACGGGCTGAAGGTCGTCCTCGACGAGGCGCACGGCGCCGCCGCCCGCGTCTCGCCCGAGGCCTTCGCCCGGGCCGGCGCCGAGGTCGTCACCATCGGTGCCGAGCCCGACGGCCTCAACATCAACGACGGCTGCGGCTCCACCCACCTGTCCCTGCTGCGCAACGCGGTGGTCGAGCACGGCGCCGACCTCGGCATCGCGCACGACGGTGACGCCGACCGCTGCCTGGCCGTGGACGCCGCGGGCGAGGAGATCGACGGCGACCAGATCCTGGCCGTGCTCGCGCTCGCCATGCGCGAGGCCGGACACCTGCGCAAGGACACCGTGGTCGGCACGGTCATGTCGAACCTCGGCTTCAAGATGGCCATGGAGCGCGAGGGCATCCGGCTCGTCCAGACCGCCGTCGGCGACCGCTACGTCCTGGAGTCGATGAAGGCCGAGGGCTTCGCGCTGGGTGGCGAGCAGTCCGGACACGTCATCGTCCTGGACCACGCCACCACGGGCGACGGCACCCTGACAGGTCTGATGCTCGCGGCCAGGGTCGCCGCCACCGGGCGTACGCTCGCCGACCTGGCCGGGGTGATGCAGCGCCTCCCGCAGGTCCTCGTCAACGTGCCGGACGTCGACAAGTCCCGTGTCGACACCTCGGCCGAGCTCGCCGCCGCGGTCACCGAGGCCGAGCGCGAACTGGGCGACACCGGAAGGGTGCTCCTGCGCAAGTCGGGCACCGAGCCCCTCGTACGGGTCATGGTCGAGGCGGCCGACCTCGAGCAGGCGCGCGCGGTGGCGGGCCGGCTGGCCGACGTCGTGAAGTCCGCGCTGGGCTGA
- the rpsI gene encoding 30S ribosomal protein S9, with amino-acid sequence MAETTVETTADDAAGTEGEETFAEVTTFESEVPVEGEYTSESLAGRFGDPQPAAGLGRRKNAIARVRIVPGTGKWKINGRTLEDYFPNKVHQQEVNEPFKVLELDGRYDVIARISGGGVSGQAGALRLGVARALNEADVDNNRATLKKAGFLSRDDRAVERKKAGLKKARKAPQYSKR; translated from the coding sequence GTGGCCGAGACCACTGTTGAGACGACCGCCGACGACGCGGCGGGCACCGAGGGCGAAGAGACCTTCGCCGAGGTGACCACCTTCGAGTCGGAGGTCCCCGTCGAGGGTGAGTACACCTCCGAGTCGCTCGCGGGCCGCTTCGGCGACCCGCAGCCCGCGGCCGGCCTTGGCCGTCGCAAGAACGCCATCGCCCGCGTCCGGATCGTTCCGGGCACCGGCAAGTGGAAGATCAACGGTCGCACCCTTGAGGACTACTTCCCCAACAAGGTGCACCAGCAGGAAGTCAACGAGCCCTTCAAGGTGCTCGAGCTCGACGGCCGTTACGACGTCATCGCCCGCATCTCGGGTGGCGGCGTCTCGGGTCAGGCCGGCGCCCTGCGCCTCGGTGTGGCCCGCGCGCTGAACGAGGCGGACGTGGACAACAACCGCGCCACGCTGAAGAAGGCCGGCTTCCTCTCCCGCGACGACCGTGCGGTCGAGCGCAAGAAGGCCGGTCTCAAGAAGGCCCGTAAGGCTCCGCAGTACAGCAAGCGCTAA
- the rplM gene encoding 50S ribosomal protein L13, producing MRTYSPKPGDVTRQWHIIDAEDIVLGRLATTAANLLRGKHKAIYAPHMDMGDFVIIINAEKVHLSGNKKTQKMAYRHSGFPGGLRSVRYDELLAKNPEKAIEKAIKGMIPKNTLGRQMISKLKVYAGDQHPHAAQQPVPFEITQVAQ from the coding sequence GTGCGTACGTACAGCCCCAAGCCCGGCGATGTCACTCGCCAGTGGCACATCATTGACGCCGAGGACATCGTTCTCGGCCGCCTGGCCACCACGGCTGCGAACCTCCTCCGAGGCAAGCACAAGGCGATCTACGCCCCCCACATGGACATGGGCGACTTCGTCATCATCATCAACGCCGAGAAGGTTCACCTCTCCGGCAACAAGAAGACCCAGAAGATGGCGTACCGCCACTCCGGCTTCCCGGGCGGTCTCCGTTCGGTGCGCTACGACGAGCTTCTCGCGAAGAACCCGGAGAAGGCCATCGAGAAGGCCATCAAGGGCATGATCCCCAAGAACACCCTGGGTCGTCAGATGATCTCGAAGCTGAAGGTCTACGCGGGCGACCAGCACCCGCACGCTGCGCAGCAGCCGGTCCCGTTCGAGATCACCCAGGTCGCGCAGTAG
- a CDS encoding ABC-F family ATP-binding cassette domain-containing protein, giving the protein MGHLEAGHLEYYLPDGRVLLGDASFRVADGAVVALVGANGAGKTTLLRLLAGEIQPHGGSVSVSGGLGVMAQFVGSVRDERTVRDLLVSVAQPRIREAAKAVDAAEERILAVDDEAAQMAYAQALSDWAEARGYEAETLWDMCTMAALGVPYEKAQWREVRTLSGGEQKRLVLEALLRGPDEVLLLDEPDNYLDVPGKRWLEEKLKETRKTVLFVSHDRELLSRAAEKIVSVEPSAAGSDVWVHGGGFATYHQARKERFARFEELLRRWEEEHARLKALVLRMRQQAANSPDMANRYHAMQTRFKKFEEAGPPPEPPREQDIRMRLRGGRTGVRAVTCTGLELTGLMKPFDLEIYYGERVAVLGSNGSGKSHFLRLLAGEPVAHTGEWKLGARVVAGHFAQTHAHPELLGKTLVEILWTEHAKDRGGAMSVLRRYELERQGDQAFERLSGGQQARFQILLLELAGTTALLLDEPTDNLDLESAEALQDGLEVYDGTVMAVTHDRWFAKSFDRYLVFGSDGVVRETTEPVWDERRVERAR; this is encoded by the coding sequence ATGGGACATCTTGAAGCGGGCCACCTGGAGTACTACCTACCGGACGGGCGGGTGCTGCTCGGCGACGCCTCGTTCCGGGTGGCCGACGGCGCCGTCGTCGCCCTGGTCGGAGCGAACGGGGCCGGCAAGACGACGCTCCTGCGGCTGCTCGCCGGGGAGATCCAGCCGCACGGCGGCTCCGTCTCGGTGAGCGGCGGGCTCGGTGTGATGGCCCAGTTCGTCGGCTCCGTGCGGGACGAGCGCACCGTCCGCGACCTCCTGGTGTCCGTGGCACAGCCGCGCATCAGAGAGGCGGCTAAGGCCGTCGACGCCGCCGAGGAGCGCATCCTCGCGGTGGACGACGAGGCCGCGCAGATGGCGTACGCGCAGGCGCTGAGCGACTGGGCGGAGGCGCGCGGATACGAGGCCGAGACGCTGTGGGACATGTGCACCATGGCCGCGCTCGGCGTCCCGTACGAGAAGGCGCAGTGGCGCGAGGTGCGGACGCTCAGCGGGGGCGAGCAGAAGCGCCTGGTCCTGGAGGCGCTGCTGCGGGGCCCCGACGAGGTGCTGCTCCTGGACGAGCCGGACAACTATCTGGACGTGCCGGGCAAGCGGTGGCTCGAGGAGAAGCTGAAGGAGACCCGTAAGACGGTGCTCTTCGTGTCCCACGACCGGGAACTGCTCTCCAGGGCCGCGGAGAAGATCGTGAGCGTGGAGCCCAGCGCGGCCGGCTCGGACGTGTGGGTGCACGGCGGCGGGTTCGCCACCTACCACCAGGCCCGCAAGGAGAGGTTCGCGCGCTTCGAGGAGCTCCTGCGCCGCTGGGAGGAGGAGCACGCCCGGCTGAAGGCGCTCGTCCTGCGGATGCGGCAGCAGGCGGCGAACAGCCCGGACATGGCGAACCGCTACCACGCGATGCAGACCCGCTTCAAGAAGTTCGAGGAGGCGGGCCCGCCGCCGGAGCCGCCGCGCGAGCAGGACATCAGGATGCGGCTGCGCGGCGGGCGGACCGGGGTGCGGGCGGTGACGTGCACCGGCCTGGAGCTGACCGGGCTGATGAAGCCGTTCGACCTGGAGATCTACTACGGGGAGCGGGTCGCCGTCCTCGGCTCCAACGGGTCGGGGAAGTCGCACTTCCTGCGGCTGCTGGCGGGGGAGCCGGTGGCGCACACCGGCGAGTGGAAGCTCGGGGCGCGGGTCGTGGCCGGTCACTTCGCCCAGACCCACGCCCATCCGGAGCTGCTGGGCAAGACCCTCGTCGAGATCCTGTGGACGGAGCACGCCAAGGACCGCGGCGGCGCGATGTCGGTGCTGCGGCGCTACGAGCTGGAGCGCCAGGGCGACCAGGCCTTCGAGCGGCTGTCCGGCGGACAGCAGGCGCGCTTCCAGATCCTGCTCCTGGAGCTGGCCGGCACGACCGCGCTGCTGCTGGACGAGCCGACGGACAACCTGGACCTGGAGTCCGCCGAGGCACTGCAGGACGGCCTGGAGGTGTACGACGGGACGGTGATGGCCGTCACGCACGACCGCTGGTTCGCGAAGTCCTTCGACCGGTATCTGGTCTTCGGCTCGGACGGGGTGGTGCGGGAGACCACGGAGCCGGTCTGGGACGAGCGTCGGGTGGAACGGGCCCGGTAG
- the truA gene encoding tRNA pseudouridine(38-40) synthase TruA: MSEEAEPGYVRVRLDLSYDGKDFSGWAKQTSRRTVQGEIEDALRTVTRSPVTYDLTVAGRTDAGVHARGQVAHVDLPAAVWEEHREKLLRRMAGRLPLDVRIWRAAEAPAGFNARFSALWRRYAYRVGDRAGGVDPLTRGHVLWHDRPLDLDAMNEAAALMVGEHDFAAYCKKREGATTIRTLQKLHWVRDAESGVLTATVQADAFCHNMVRALIGAALFVGDGRRPARWPAEVLAAKVRDPAVHVVRPHGLTLEEVAYPADGQLAARALEARNVRTLPGAGCC, encoded by the coding sequence GTGAGTGAAGAGGCAGAGCCCGGTTACGTACGGGTACGGCTGGACCTTTCGTACGACGGGAAGGACTTCTCCGGCTGGGCGAAGCAGACGAGCAGGCGCACCGTGCAGGGCGAGATCGAGGACGCGCTGCGCACCGTGACACGGTCCCCGGTGACGTACGACCTGACGGTCGCCGGACGCACGGACGCCGGGGTGCACGCGCGCGGCCAGGTGGCGCACGTCGACCTCCCCGCGGCGGTATGGGAGGAGCACCGGGAGAAGCTGTTGCGGCGCATGGCGGGGCGGCTGCCCCTGGACGTGCGGATCTGGCGGGCGGCCGAGGCTCCCGCCGGTTTCAACGCCCGCTTCTCCGCGCTCTGGCGCCGCTACGCCTACCGGGTGGGGGACCGGGCCGGCGGGGTGGACCCGCTCACGCGCGGCCATGTGCTGTGGCACGACCGTCCGCTGGACCTGGACGCGATGAACGAGGCAGCCGCCCTGATGGTGGGCGAGCACGACTTCGCGGCGTACTGCAAGAAGCGCGAGGGCGCCACGACCATCCGTACGCTGCAGAAGCTGCACTGGGTGCGGGACGCGGAGTCGGGTGTGCTGACGGCGACGGTGCAGGCCGACGCCTTCTGCCACAACATGGTGCGGGCGCTGATCGGCGCCGCGCTGTTCGTGGGGGACGGACGGCGGCCCGCGCGGTGGCCGGCCGAGGTGCTGGCGGCGAAGGTCCGGGACCCCGCCGTGCACGTCGTCCGGCCGCACGGGCTGACGCTCGAGGAAGTGGCCTACCCGGCGGACGGGCAGCTGGCGGCGAGGGCCCTGGAGGCCCGGAACGTCAGGACGCTGCCGGGGGCCGGCTGCTGCTGA
- the rplQ gene encoding 50S ribosomal protein L17: protein MPQPAKGARLGGSAAHEKLLLINLAKSLFEHGRITTTEAKARRLRPVAERFITKAKKGDIHNRRLVLQSITDKGIVHTLFTEIAPRYENRPGGYTRITKIGNRRGDNAPMAVIELVEALTVAQQATGEAEAATKRAVKEDAAKKDEAPAETVEDAKPADAAAEDSKDA from the coding sequence ATGCCTCAGCCCGCCAAGGGTGCCCGTCTGGGCGGCAGCGCTGCGCACGAGAAGCTTCTTCTCATCAACCTCGCGAAGTCGCTGTTCGAGCACGGCCGCATCACCACGACCGAGGCCAAGGCCCGCCGCCTGCGTCCGGTCGCCGAGCGTTTCATCACCAAGGCGAAGAAGGGCGACATCCACAACCGTCGCCTGGTGCTGCAGTCGATCACGGACAAGGGCATCGTGCACACGCTCTTCACCGAGATCGCCCCGCGGTACGAGAACCGCCCCGGTGGTTACACCCGCATCACCAAGATCGGCAACCGTCGTGGCGACAACGCCCCGATGGCAGTCATCGAGCTGGTCGAGGCGCTGACCGTGGCCCAGCAGGCCACCGGCGAGGCCGAGGCCGCGACGAAGCGCGCGGTCAAGGAAGACGCCGCCAAGAAGGACGAGGCTCCGGCCGAGACCGTCGAGGACGCCAAGCCGGCTGACGCCGCTGCCGAGGACTCCAAGGACGCCTGA